TCATTTCCCAATGCCTGCTTGTTCATGTGTGCGACTCCCTTATGTGATGATCATTAGCTTGTATATGATGCTGCTCTTTTAATCGCAGGCATTTGTGAAGATCGCGCAAGCAGTTTCTTCACGGCCGGTGAATTTGACTAGTTGCTACATTTTCACTTGACCTATTGAAATCGCATGCTTGGAGTGCCTTAACTTTGACTTTATATGTGATAATTGCTTGTTTCATTTCCTGCAGGATATTATTCCGCCTGCATACCTTGATGAGCTGTCGCTACTTCAGGACCGCATAGCACCATTTTCAACCGATGCTGCATTTAACATTATAGAAAAAGAGCTTGGGCTACCACTGGATATGATTTTCTCTGAGATATCACCTGAGCCTGTTGCTGCTGCATCTCTTGGGCAGGTCCGATCAGTTTaccatttttttaaataaatgtCTTTATGGACCAATTGACCGCTCTTAGCAGCATTTTGCGTTTCTAACTAAGGAAGCAGAGCACAATTGCATATGGTCAGTTTCATTATGATAGTTGAGTTATCTGACCGTATCCTCATTGCTGCTATTTGAACTTTGAAGTTTGAACACCAAAAACTGATATGCAACTCAACTGCAGTTTGCAATTTTGCATGTTAATATTCGTTACTGGATGTTTCCCTGAAGGAAcccattcaattcaaatttaggAGCAACTGAAGTACTGTAGGATGGAAACCTAAACATGTATGAAGTTTCAGTCACGTGTTTCCTTAAAGGAACCACAAATAGGTAACTTACGGACTTGAAATTTAAAGAAAAGCGCCCAGTCCGTAACAGCAACTAAAAGGCACAATAAGATGGAACCATGTACTTGCATCATAAACTCAAATATTGATTATTTCACACTTCTCAATGTTGGCATTCCATTTTTCTTACATCTGTAGGTTTACCAGGCTAAACTTCGCTCCAATGGGAAGGTCGTTGCTGTCAAAGTACAAAGACCTGGTGTTCAAGCAGCAATTTCATTGGACATATATATCTTGAGGTTCCTAGCTAGTCTTGCAAGGAAGGCTGCCAAGTTAAACACAGACCTCCCAGTAAGTTTGTACTATTATTTATCCATGTAATCAACTGaagaaatttttttctttcaaagaTCAAAAGATAGAAAAATAACCCAACAATAAGGGAAATTTCCTTTTAAAATTTCAACTATGTTATTCTGTATCATTTATGTTGTGTCTGTTCTGTTTATTGATTTTTAATCACATGTATTTGCTTCTCTAATATGCAGGCTGTGCTTGACGAGTGGGCATCAAGCCTATTTCGGGTAACTTTCCCATATATTATGATCTGATATGTCATTTCCATGTGAATTTCTAGACGTCATTTTGTTTTACTTTGGCTCATGTCAAATGCTAGTCAATAAAATTCACAATTTGCCTGTGGCATACTGGCATGATATAGCATCTGACAGAAGTATGAAAAGTAACCATTAACTAGAGGTCTAGAGGCATAAAATAGTATGCCTATTCCTTAAGAATGGCTTCATTGGGGTATGTGGGTAATAGCAGTCTGGTAGGAAAACAAATTATGGGCAGTCAACATCCAAAATCTTGGCTATGAACATTTAAATTATATCTGCagtattttactattttttgtgCTACCATTTTATTCAAAGTTCACTCAGCTCAAGTAATTTGAAGTTTGCGTATGAAATTATTAACACATGTATTATAGATATATATCCAAGGAAGAATGTAAATACCAATCATTTCCAATGTGACAGTGGTTTAAAATAATTACATTCGTACTTTTTAGCATGGGAGTCCACAGCTTTTCTGATAAGCTCTAGAGCCTGATGAAGAATAGATGTTATTATTCTGGCAAGACTGTGCTCCAGTGACTAGCAATTTTCTAGTTAGAGCTGTTAGGCTCTGTCAGGCATCTGGTTAAAATTTTAGCTGCATATTCTTAGAGATTCACATTGAATACAGGTAAATCACATTTGATGCAGGAGATGGATTATAGAGAAGAAGCAAGAAATGGACTTAAGTTCAGGTTGAATTCTTCATCCACTAGACAAAGTCCCGTTCAACTTATTGTCTATGAAAATACACCTTCATTGAGAAATATATGATAATTTAGAACCTGAATGGTCAAACATCCGTCATTTTTTCGCTACAAACATGTGCAAACTATTTAGATTGAGACCATCAGATTTAATTGAGAACTACTTTCCTTGTATAATATTTGTGCTTTTTCAGTAAAGTATCTATTCTTTACATTTTTGTAACATTTACTACGGAAATTGATTATTTGAGATTATGATTATTTCATCACGAAACGGTTTCCTGAAACATCTTTTGATTCTGTGACAGAGAGTTGTTTGGGAAATTTAGAGATGTCTCGGTTCCTGAAATGTATATGGAGCAGACTAGAAGGCGAGTCCTTGTCATGGAATGGATAGAGGTAAACAGCTTCTGATCTTATTCGACTGTTGGCAACCAAACATGCATGCAAAATTGCAGTATGTAATTCTGCTTGCTCTCTGTGGTCTTGTAGGGTGAAAAGTTGTCAGAAGTCAGAGATCAATATTTGGTTGAGGTAAAGGACCTGCcaaagttcaagtaaaccacgTAAAAGTTGGGCTTCACTAAGCAACATTGATCAAATATTATGCTGGCATATTTTACTTTACAGGTTGGAGTATATTGTTCGCTTTCCCAGCTATTAGAATATGGATTTTATCATGCAGATCCACACCCCGGAAATCTTTTGCGTACGGTTGATGGGAAATTAGCATACTTGGGTAATAGTTGTATTTTACTATCTCTCCACTATAGATTGATGCGTATAGCCCTGTGGGTGACTTGGGCTCCAAGTTTGATTCTTTACCACCCATTGAATGAAGTTCACACTGTTTCAACTAAATATGACACATTATTTGTTAATAGATTTTGGGATGATGGGTGAATTCCGGCAAGAGCTTCGCGATGGATTTATTGAAGCCTGTCTTCACCTTGTTAACCGTGATTTTGATGCTTTAGCAAAAGATTTTATCACTCTTGGGTAAGAAAATTACTCTGAAATGAAACAAGTCAGTTTATGTTAACTTCCATAGGTTTTCATACATCGGGTTGATTGTCAGTTATCAGTATCAGTATGTGATATGTTATGCTTGTGAAATGGAATTCATTTATACTAATAACTTTTTCCTCTCTTATCTTTACATGTCTTGCAGTTTGCTTCCTCCAACTGCCCAGAAGGGTGAAGTCACAAAGGCATTGACAGGTAACCCAGTTCAAGATGAATATTGTATATGTTTGAATATAACTCAGAATTAGTTGATATAGATACCTTCGTACTAATCTCAAATCTTTAGATCAGAAATCATGTCATAATACTTGTCCAATTGGTGACCACTCAGTGGCCTAATCTTTTATATCTGTCTCAGGTGTATTTGAGAATGCTGTTAACAGAGGAGTTCAGAATATAAGCTTTGGAGATTTGTCAGGAAATCTTGG
This sequence is a window from Panicum virgatum strain AP13 chromosome 7K, P.virgatum_v5, whole genome shotgun sequence. Protein-coding genes within it:
- the LOC120641929 gene encoding uncharacterized aarF domain-containing protein kinase At1g71810, chloroplastic-like isoform X3, with the translated sequence MLLLQPRAVPAPALRERPPPPRPRPRRRLAPPPLAAASGSIAVNSDEDAFTRCSGYLFEEGAATESELPSTYDLPGIAAVYRRRPLLVLRRSLQIGTSFGRWFALRYLDRVNERADDMFELRAAQLRRILLELGPAFVKIAQAVSSRPDIIPPAYLDELSLLQDRIAPFSTDAAFNIIEKELGLPLDMIFSEISPEPVAAASLGQVYQAKLRSNGKVVAVKVQRPGVQAAISLDIYILRFLASLARKAAKLNTDLPAVLDEWASSLFREMDYREEARNGLKFRELFGKFRDVSVPEMYMEQTRRRVLVMEWIEGEKLSEVRDQYLVEVGVYCSLSQLLEYGFYHADPHPGNLLRTVDGKLAYLDFGMMGEFRQELRDGFIEACLHLVNRDFDALAKDFITLGLLPPTAQKGEVTKALTGVFENAVNRGVQNISFGDLSGNLGRTMYKFKFQIPSYFSLVIRRQMLLNISEVSDICVCHKRGLPCDFSALLSWKVLQSALIQTIKCWAVRTHGLQEKFSLTIHQSSDQLCRLFFIRMALSKLIVWSLCYLSHFVPEQSNHWSEINKKMLIVRDMQLSKSCHSRSRTRVPL
- the LOC120641929 gene encoding uncharacterized aarF domain-containing protein kinase At1g71810, chloroplastic-like isoform X4, producing MLLLQPRAVPAPALRERPPPPRPRPRRRLAPPPLAAASGSIAVNSDEDAFTRCSGYLFEEGAATESELPSTYDLPGIAAVYRRRPLLVLRRSLQIGTSFGRWFALRYLDRVNERADDMFELRAAQLRRILLELGPAFVKIAQAVSSRPDIIPPAYLDELSLLQDRIAPFSTDAAFNIIEKELGLPLDMIFSEISPEPVAAASLGQVYQAKLRSNGKVVAVKVQRPGVQAAISLDIYILRFLASLARKAAKLNTDLPAVLDEWASSLFREMDYREEARNGLKFRELFGKFRDVSVPEMYMEQTRRRVLVMEWIEGEKLSEVRDQYLVEVGVYCSLSQLLEYGFYHADPHPGNLLRTVDGKLAYLDFGMMGEFRQELRDGFIEACLHLVNRDFDALAKDFITLGLLPPTAQKGEVTKALTGVFENAVNRGVQNISFGDLSGNLGRTMYKFKFQIPSYFSLVIRSLAVLEGIAISFNPNYKVLGSSYPWIARKVLTDNSPKLRSTLQALLYKDGTFQIDRLESLLSESLRARTEQSLVRNQQEDVDSARYAIKQVLSFTLTDQGAFVKDLLLQEIAKNLVCRE